CGTTATTCGTTTGGTATCTGAAACACCAAGCAAATCAACCATTACGCGAGATTCATATTTTTTTGCAACCTTAAGCATATCTATAATAGTTTGATCAGCTGCAAAAGCCATAACAGTCGTTACGTCAGCTCCTGCTTCAAATACTTGTTTTGCTTCGTGGTTACCGGCATCGCAAGTTTTCATATCCGCTACAAGCGTTTTTTCAGGAAAGCGTGCTTTCATATCTCTTACAAAGTCCATTCCATATTCCTTAATGACCCCAGTTCCAATTTCAACCCAGTCGATTTGCTCCCTTGTTTCATTTACAACATCTATACATTCTTCTTTCGTTAATCGATCAAGCGCTAGTTGAATATTCATCTCAAGACACCTCTTTTATCGCTCGATTAATTCTTTTTCTCCCAATTGTGTTAACACTTCATCAAGATACGGTAGACCTTCATTGTCTCCATAAACACTGACAACCATAGAACCTATAGTATTAGCAAAGCG
This genomic stretch from Pontibacillus yanchengensis harbors:
- the hxlA gene encoding 3-hexulose-6-phosphate synthase; protein product: MNIQLALDRLTKEECIDVVNETREQIDWVEIGTGVIKEYGMDFVRDMKARFPEKTLVADMKTCDAGNHEAKQVFEAGADVTTVMAFAADQTIIDMLKVAKKYESRVMVDLLGVSDTKRITEIQSIGVDLVSLHFGKDMQKSGELEDEYFSILKGQEDLEIAVAGGITVDSLPRVMKHNPDTVIVGSAITKQEHKGKVAEQMKEMIRNYERYYSNSSE